The sequence CCAGCAGCAGGGCGGTGCTGGTCATTCCGTCTGCATCGTAGTCGCCACAGATCGCCACCGCCTCGCCCTGGCGGCAGGCCTGCTGCAACCGCTCCAGGGCCTTGCCCAGATCCGGAAAGTGCTCCAGGGCTGCTGGTGCGGCGGGCGGCTCCAGCAGGGCTGTGATGGCCGCGCTGGTTCGGTGGCCGCGGCGGGCCAGCAGCGCCAGCAGCGGCGCCGGCAGGGACGCCAGCCCGGGGGGATTGAGCTGGGCCAGGGCCTGGGGATCGGCCAGCTCTCCCAGGGGGGTGGGCAGGTGCCAGCGTTGCTCGTCGAGCGGGGGCAGCAACGGGGCCATCGGCGAGGGTGAGGGCCATTCTGGTGGGCACCCGACGCTTCCCCCTGGCTCGATGGCCCTGCGTGCCCTGCTCTGGGATGTGGACGGCACCCTGGCCGAAACCGAGCGCGACGGCCACCGCGTGGCGTTCAACCGGGCGTTTGCCGAGGCCGGGCTGCCGCTCCATTGGCAGGAGGGCGACTACGGCCGCTGGCTGGAGATCAGCGGTGGCCATGAGCGGCTGCGCTTCGCTCTCACGGAGCTGGAGGGGGAGCCCCCCGAGCCGGAGCGGGTTCGGGCTCTGCAGGTCTGCAAGCAGCGCCACTACACCAGCCTCCTGGCCGCCGGTGGCCTGGGCCTGCGCCCGGGGGTGGCGGAGCTGGTGGCGGAGGCCCGGGCCGCCGGCCTGGCGCAGGCCATCGTGACGACCAGCGGCCGCCAGGCCCTGCAGGGCCTGGAGCAGCAGTTGCTGGGATCCATGGGTCCGGCCTTCAGCCTGCGCCTTTGCGGG is a genomic window of Cyanobium sp. NS01 containing:
- a CDS encoding HAD-IA family hydrolase, producing MALRALLWDVDGTLAETERDGHRVAFNRAFAEAGLPLHWQEGDYGRWLEISGGHERLRFALTELEGEPPEPERVRALQVCKQRHYTSLLAAGGLGLRPGVAELVAEARAAGLAQAIVTTSGRQALQGLEQQLLGSMGPAFSLRLCGEDVARKKPDPEAYQRAVTALGWPAADLLAIEDSPQGLAAATAAGLPCLLTLSHYSRPLPLERFASARAVVSGLGADAMVLRGPPCQAGRITLSYLQSLL